A genomic window from Henningerozyma blattae CBS 6284 chromosome 3, complete genome includes:
- the LYS1 gene encoding saccharopine dehydrogenase (NAD+, L-lysine-forming) (similar to Saccharomyces cerevisiae LYS1 (YIR034C); ancestral locus Anc_2.664), giving the protein MPTTLHLRAETKPLEARAALTPATTKELIAAGFKIYVEDSEQSAFKASEYEENGAIIVPAGSWVSAPHDRIIIGLKELPEFETFPLVHEHITFAHCYKNQAGWEKVLKRFINGDGTLYDLEFLVDDNNRRVAAFGFYAGFAGAALGLKDWCFKKTHPDNLDLPGVTPFNSEEALIENVSIDYQKALKLQNVKPPKVLIIGALGRCGSGAIDFLTKSGIPESNIIKWDINETKKGGPFKEIVEADIFINCIYLSQPIPPFIDTKSLNVNNRNLTTVVDVSADTTNPHNPIPIYNIATVFNRPTVTVPLEKGPKLSVISIDHLPSLLPREASEFFSRDLLPYLKQLPNRKRVPVWVRAKILFQTHCARVNRRSKL; this is encoded by the coding sequence ATGCCAACCACTTTACACTTAAGAGCTGAAACTAAACCATTAGAAGCAAGAGCTGCCTTAACGCCGGCTACTactaaagaattaattgcTGCCGGGTTTAAAATCTATGTTGAAGATAGCGAACAATCTGCATTCAAGGCTTCAGAATACGAAGAAAACGGAGCAATCATTGTGCCAGCTGGTTCATGGGTAAGTGCACCACATGAtcgaattattattggtttGAAAGAATTACCGGAATTTGAGACATTCCCTCTAGTACATGAACATATTACATTTGCGCATTGTTATAAGAATCAAGCTGGATGGGAAAAAGTTTTGAAAAGATTTATAAATGGGGATGGGACTTTATACGATTTAGAATTCTTAgttgatgataataatagacGTGTTGCTGCTTTCGGGTTTTATGCTGGGTTTGCAGGCGCTGCTCTGGGACTGAAAGATTGGTGTTTTAAAAAGACCCACCCTGATAATCTTGACTTGCCAGGTGTAACACCATTCAACAGTGAAGAAGCTTTAATTGAGAAtgtttcaattgattatcAGAAGGCTTTAAAATTACAGAATGTTAAGCCACCAAAGGTTTTAATTATCGGTGCATTAGGCCGTTGTGGTTCTGGTGCTATTGATTTTCTAACAAAGAGTGGTATTCCTGAgtcaaatattattaagtgGGATATAAATGAAACTAAAAAAGGTGGCCCTTTTAAGGAAATAGTTGAAGCcgatatatttattaactgTATTTACCTTTCACAGCCTATCCCACCATTTATTGATACTAAGTCATTAAatgttaataatagaaatttgACGACAGTAGTTGATGTTTCAGCTGATACAACGAACCCTCATAATCCAATCCCGATTTATAATATTGCAACTGTTTTTAATAGACCAACAGTCACAGTGCCACTGGAGAAAGGTCCAAAATTATCTGTTATATCAATCGACCATTTACCCTCTCTTTTACCAAGAGAAGCTTCTGAATTCTTTTCAAGAGATTTATTACCTTATTTGAAACAACTGCCAAATAGAAAGAGAGTACCAGTCTGGGTTAGGGctaaaattctttttcaaacGCATTGTGCCCGTGTTAATAGACGTTCTAAGTTGTAA
- the URA6 gene encoding bifunctional uridylate/adenylate kinase (similar to Saccharomyces cerevisiae URA6 (YKL024C); ancestral locus Anc_2.667): protein MSVIKKPTFNSDQISVIFVLGGPGAGKGTQCTKLVDNYQFVHLSAGDLLRAEQARDGSEVGALIKHYIMEGLIVPQEITIGLLKSAIAENFEKYNKTKFLIDGFPRKMDQAITFEEEIVPSKFTLFFDCSEEVMLKRLLERGKTSGRSDDNIDSIKKRFKTFEETSMPVVEYFESQNKVVKVNCEKSVDEVYADVKKAIAERIQNK, encoded by the coding sequence ATGAGTGTCATTAAAAAGCCAACTTTTAATTCAGATCAAATTTCTGTTATCTTTGTTCTGGGTGGTCCAGGTGCTGGTAAAGGAACCCAGTGTACCAAATTAGTTGACAATTACCAATTTGTTCATCTATCTGCTGGTGATTTATTACGTGCTGAGCAAGCTCGTGATGGTTCAGAAGTTGGTGCTTTGATCAAACACTATATTATGGAAGGCTTAATTGTCCCTCAAGAGATCACTATTGGTTTGTTAAAGAGTGCTATTGctgaaaattttgaaaaatataataaaactaaGTTTCTAATAGATGGCTTCCCAAGAAAAATGGATCAGGCCATTACTTTCGAAGAAGAGATTGTTCCAAGTAAATTTAccttattttttgattGTTCTGAAGAAGTCATGTTAAAGAGGTTATTAGAGCGTGGTAAAACAAGTGGTAGATCTGATGATAATATCGATTCCATCaagaaaagatttaaaacttttgaAGAAACCAGTATGCCAGTTGtggaatattttgaatctCAAAATAAAGTAGTAAAAGTTAATTGTGAGAAATCTGTTGACGAAGTATACGCAGATGTTAAAAAGGCTATTGCCGaaagaattcaaaataaatga
- the TBLA0C01020 gene encoding uncharacterized protein (similar to Saccharomyces cerevisiae YKL023W; ancestral locus Anc_2.666), with protein sequence MMEEQEIMGFLLEENAPLTHTDTAPKKKSRWLVSTPNTENKGESSLISSPNLNNNKNNVSLRISDEYSDLFDDLDSMILSNISNINSKVYENEKNESRSQIGAKNIQRGKKDRNRQNERKKPELNGLEDIKIKQKSPNTLNTNLKDNTSEMIRLANNSDLCTIEDEDENIALQSECIRWLEESLAKKLRDLDVHEQALKYTTNNEINNKNVEKNSKVSVTNIEEDLTTNKKKDEVLETIRFKIYIYQNLVTESKKFPFKTPSGSEIQHQNKAEFKNLIDKKRKQIRALRRTLRNQTQKVGNDSSPEIIDIQQKIINCRQELKQIELENKREMKSSKTLQKQIIKELEEHLQLFLKMKIEKGVEGNNRQKNNKKVAKQPKNIESSSKKSKKLPTKIPDTSEKLEKKIITNNKKLKPKDRSSNISNNNEPISEDNIKNKTSSNVNYANNNYNNKCDNLNNSENVRTTLSQSSDSKTKNNKSKSDTRKVQELTEEQALGLNRQEIISIDNENLHITEKKSRTSDRKNNRKKNVVLQTEDHTNDTNDNAIENTNHKNRRSGKKIPDVVSLNNRSSTSTNENIHRNNTDYTKKTKKSNKKKNRDNKVTINIADKSAKNLKREDLFVYF encoded by the coding sequence aTGATGGAGGAACAAGAAATAATGGGATTTTTGCTAGAAGAAAATGCACCCCTAACTCACACAGATACTGCACCTAAAAAGAAATCTAGATGGCTAGTTTCAACTCCAAATACTGAAAATAAGGGAGAATCAAGTCTCATATCTTCACCTAATCTtaacaataacaaaaataatgtGTCTTTACGAATTTCAGATGAGTATAGTGATTTATTTGACGACCTGGATAGCATGatattatctaatatttCGAATATCAACTCTAAAGtttatgaaaatgaaaaaaatgagtCTAGAAGTCAAATAGGtgcaaaaaatattcaaaggGGAAAGAAAGATAGAAACAGGCAAAACGAAAGAAAAAAGCCAGAATTGAATGGCTTGGAagatatcaaaataaaacaaaaatccCCAAATACTTTAAATACAAACTTAAAAGATAATACTTCTGAGATGATAAGGCTTGCTAACAATTCTGATCTTTGTACCATAGAGGATGAAGATGAGAACATCGCATTACAGTCAGAGTGCATAAGATGGTTAGAAGAATCACTTGCTAAAAAACTAAGAGATCTAGATGTTCATGAACAGGctttaaaatatactactaataatgaGATAAACAATAAGAACGTTGAGAAAAATAGCAAGGTATCAGTAacaaatattgaagaagatttgACGacaaataagaaaaagGATGAGGTTTTAGAAACTATTcgatttaaaatttatatataccAGAACTTAGTTACTGAATCAAAAAAGTTCCCTTTTAAAACTCCTTCTGGGTCTGAAATCCAACATCAAAATAAGGCtgaattcaaaaatttaattgataaaaagagaaaacaAATTAGAGCTCTAAGGAGAACTTTAAGAAATCAAACACAGAAAGTTGGAAATGACTCTAGTCCAgaaataattgatatacaacagaaaattataaattgtCGCCAAGAATTAAAGCaaatagaattagaaaataaacgAGAGATGAAAAGTAGTAAAACTTtacaaaaacaaataattaaagAACTAGAGGAACACTTACAGCTatttttgaagatgaaaattgaaaaggGAGTAGAAGGAAACAATAGgcagaaaaataataaaaaagtgGCCAAGCAAcctaaaaatatagaatcATCCTCAAAGAAAAGTAAGAAATTACCGACCAAAATCCCTGACACGTCAGAAAAGcttgagaaaaaaataatcacTAACAACAAAAAGCTCAAACCTAAGGACCGGTCTTCCAATATATCCAATAACAATGAACCTATATCTGAAGacaatattaaaaataaaactagTTCTAACGTAAATTATGCGAATAACAACTATAATAACAAATGTGATAATCTTAACAATAGTGAGAATGTACGTACAACGCTTTCACAAAGCAGCGACTCAAAaaccaaaaataataaaagtaagTCTGATACCAGAAAAGTACAGGAATTGACAGAAGAACAAGCATTAGGTTTAAACCGCCAAGAGATAATAAgtattgataatgaaaatctTCATATTAcagaaaagaaaagtagAACGTCcgatagaaaaaataatagaaagaAGAATGTTGTGTTACAAACTGAAGATCATACTAATGATACGAATGACAATGCTATCGAAAATACAAATCACAAAAACAGACGTTCTGGTAAAAAGATACCTGATGTTGTATCTCTTAATAATAGAAGCTCAACTTctacaaatgaaaatattcacAGAAATAATACTGACTATACTAAAAAGACAAAGAAATccaataagaaaaaaaacagggATAACAAAGTAACCATCAATATTGCCGACAAGAGTGCAAAAAATCTGAAAAGAGAAGatttatttgtatatttttag
- the MCO12 gene encoding Mco12p (similar to Saccharomyces cerevisiae YKL018C-A; ancestral locus Anc_2.658), producing MSVSGLMRYGAELTIVAMLLAALRRESGVALAVNVGDAGWIIERWLLWGERCYDAFRRYAKRSSYFGKIGIVPKTGNLNEPAGNPTGFFVF from the coding sequence ATGAGTGTCAGTGGCTTAATGCGTTACGGGGCAGAATTAACAATAGTAGCTATGCTATTAGCAGCACTTCGCAGAGAAAGTGGGGTTGCATTAGCTGTTAATGTTGGTGATGCTGGATGGATTATTGAACGTTGGTTACTATGGGGTGAACGTTGCTACGATGCATTTAGACGCTATGCTAAACGCTCTTCATACTTCGGTAAGATTGGTATAGTTCCAAAGACAGGAAACTTAAACGAGCCTGCTGGTAATCCCACTGGATTCTTTGtcttttga
- the MAK11 gene encoding Mak11p (similar to Saccharomyces cerevisiae MAK11 (YKL021C); ancestral locus Anc_2.663), producing MPAQNQFRVIIGSYEHNIMCLSLNLDKETPLFTPIFHFQAHSLSVKCMDINQRYLVSGSNDEHIRIYDLQKRKELGTLLAHQGSITGLKFSKTEDNKSKWLFSSSDDKNIIIWRVKDWENFGILKGHMNRINDFDIHPSNRIAVSVSEDHTIRLWNLMTVKKAAVLKLKKYSQNGQFVRWFNNGEYFAVALLNKVLVYKTSTAKVHCEIDMGKKTIMHMESEIIKDNKEYLCIGMSDGNVHFYYTEKLFNLETDENDDEEISGQKFEPEFSLLGHSNRVKDFRFYSNEFSKYLVTISSDGKIVVWDMKTTDQVAVYDVGERLNCLAVCDESIEKTDTMKKRATDSTIENDLQSEYETDTEELKKVMFGKDKKKKKNSKKNANKRRKVTVEYEK from the coding sequence atgcCGGCACAAAATCAATTTCGAGTCATCATTGGCTCTTATGAACATAATATTATGTGTTTATCACTAAATCTAGATAAAGAAACACCTCTATTTACTCCAATTTTCCATTTCCAAGCCCATTCTTTAAGTGTAAAATGTATGGATATTAATCAAAGGTATTTAGTCTCTGGTTCAAATGATGAACATATTAGAATTTACGATCttcaaaaaagaaaagaattagGTACCTTACTTGCTCACCAAGGTTCAATTACAGGtttgaaattttctaagacagaagataataaaagtaaatggctattttcatcttccgatgataaaaatattattatctggAGAGTTAAAGATTGGGAAAATTTTGGTATATTAAAAGGTCATATGAATAGAATTAATGATTTCGATATTCATCCATCAAATAGAATTGCTGTAAGTGTCAGCGAAGATCATACGATTAGATTATGGAATTTAATGACTGTCAAGAAAGCTGCAGTtctaaaattgaaaaaatactCTCAAAATGGTCAATTTGTAAGATGGTTCAATAATGGTGAGTATTTTGCCGTTGCCCttctaaataaagttttGGTTTATAAGACCTCCACCGCAAAAGTTCATTGTGAAATAGATATGGGTAAAAAAACTATAATGCATATGGAGAGTGAGATTATAAAAGATAACAAAGAATACTTATGTATTGGTATGAGTGATGGTAATGTTCACTTTTATTACACGGAGAAGCTATTTAACTTGGAGAcagatgaaaatgatgatgaagaaatttcTGGCCAAAAATTTGAACCAGAATTCTCTTTGTTAGGGCATTCTAATCGTGTTAAAGATTTCAGATTTTATTCCAATGAGTTTAGCAAGTATTTAGTTACAATTAGTTCAGATGGTAAGATTGTTGTTTGGGATATGAAGACCACAGACCAAGTAGCAGTATATGATGTTGGCGAACGATTGAATTGTCTAGCGGTCTGTGATGAAAGCATCGAGAAAACTGATACTATGAAAAAGAGGGCTACTGACTCAACTATAGAAAATGACCTACAAAGTGAATATGAAACTGATACTGAAGAACTTAAAAAAGTGATGTTTGGCAAAgataaaaagaagaagaaaaattctaaaaagaatgctaataaaagaagaaaagtCACTGTcgaatatgaaaaataa
- the CDC16 gene encoding anaphase promoting complex subunit CDC16 (similar to Saccharomyces cerevisiae CDC16 (YKL022C); ancestral locus Anc_2.665), translated as MTGESDHRAGRSPFLAVPNSYQQASQGQNRNQNNSSISPRNNINNNTSNNINNSNTNPLHIGSNVRPTMHLTSMAAAITMSPLGQKTPSNLHQREREAASLTTPNHHRTPAISGQQLQSQQQSSGLLGSMSKNGLFASALPSSLRKVSFQREYRDPVIMDGNTTTLGSNVPKNSLNYGNPIDNDGLTTTLITTTSAAELENGNNSNINTGTGTNEPFDFADMSTIDKLQSWRQDALFQHLYSTAEFIGNKILSMTNDSTDAFWLAQIYYQSGEYTRAIDLLSNSTSSVGGSAITNNWVTISIPCRYLMGLCLVELKKFDEALDIIGEETLFIPEPINNSNTTNNQSTTNNTSEKSSLDAGIDLESSMSYLRGRIYLYQNNFNKAKTSFINSILIDIKNFEAYEQLTSKNLLTPKEELDLLNKLDFSTLDDNEELIKNLYYLRLKNLISVSPNSNLIDYNNQIDFKESKNILIEQYNLENNIDILLFEIENYYNSCKFEKCIDYCEKALEIDAFNKNILTVYISSLYEQDAKNKLFLISHKLSQNLPNSEVTWFSIRHILIFSINKINEARKNFSKSSLIDSSFAPAWLGFAHTFAIENEHDQAISAYSTASRFFQGMNSPNLFLGMQYMSINTLSLAEEYFILSYDINPNDPLLLNEMGVLYFKKSDLQKSKKFLKRALDASNKSLNPNSKTALSIQINLAHTFRKLNEFEKSVQLIKSVLEISGKNSNLLCNLGFLYLKLRQFQYAIDNLHTALSINPSNQLAQELLIRALELNVLIKLDSDHPLNFLQSNSNQINADNNKKISESNFSTSDTTSTRSSTNSRKRSNKNILISDEFSKKLRTSNFFNNDNASTSHSASNISTF; from the coding sequence ATGACAGGAGAATCTGATCATAGAGCTGGTCGCTCTCCATTTTTGGCAGTTCCAAATTCTTATCAACAAGCGTCTCAGGGACAAAATcgaaatcaaaataatagcAGCATATCACCAAGGAATAATATCAACAATAATACctctaataatatcaataatagtaatactaATCCTCTTCATATTGGCAGCAATGTGCGGCCCACGATGCATTTAACCTCGATGGCGGCTGCTATAACAATGAGTCCATTGGGACAAAAAACACCTTCTAACCTACATCAACGAGAAAGAGAGGCTGCTTCCTTAACAACCCCAAACCACCATAGAACACCAGCAATATCTGGCCAGCAACTCCAGAGCCAACAACAAAGTTCAGGATTGCTTGGATCAATGTCTAAGAATGGTTTATTTGCTTCGGCGTTACCTTCTAGTCTTAGAAAGGTCAGCTTCCAAAGAGAATATAGAGATCCTGTTATTATGGATGGGAATACTACTACTTTGGGCTCTAATGTGCCTAAGAATAGCTTAAACTATGGAAATCCTATAGATAATGATGGTCTAACGACTACATTGATAACTACTACATCTGCTgcagaattagaaaatggAAATAACAGTAATATAAACACAGGAACCGGAACTAATGAACCTTTTGATTTTGCAGATATGTCAACTATCGATAAGTTACAATCGTGGAGACAAGACGCATTATTTCAACATTTGTATTCAACTGCAGAATTTATTGGCAATAAAATTCTTTCCATGACAAACGACTCAACAGATGCTTTTTGGTTAGCACAGATATATTACCAAAGCGGAGAATATACAAGAGCGATTGATTTGTTATCAAATAGTACATCTTCGGTTGGTGGTAGTGCAATTACCAATAATTGGGTCACTATCAGTATCCCTTGTAGATATTTAATGGGACTATGCCTTGTTGAGTTAAAGAAGTTTGATGAAGCGTTAGATATTATCGGTGAAGAAACTCTATTTATTCCTGAACCCATTAATAACTCTAACACGACTAATAATCAGAGCactacaaataatactagCGAGAAAAGCTCCTTAGATGCTGGAATCGACTTGGAATCATCAATGTCTTACCTAAGGGGCcgtatatatttataccagaacaattttaataaagcaAAGACGTCgtttattaattctattctaatagatattaaaaattttgaagcTTATGAACAATTAACATCTAAAAATCTATTAACAccaaaagaagaattagatcttcttaataaattagatttttctactttagatgataatgaggaattaattaaaaatctATACTATTTGAGACTAAAAAATCTGATATCAGTATctccaaattcaaatttaattgactataataatcaaattgattttaaagaatcaaaaaatattttaattgagcaatataatttagaaaataatattgatattttattatttgaaattgaaaattattataattcatgtaaatttgaaaaatgtaTCGATTATTGTGAGAAGGCCTTGGAAATTGAtgcatttaataaaaacatCTTAACAGTATATATATCGTCCTTGTATGAGCAAGATGcaaagaataaattatttttaatatcacaTAAGCTATCACAGAATTTACCGAATTCTGAAGTTACTTGGTTCAGTATACGGCACATACTTatcttttcaattaataaaattaatgagGCAAGAAAAaacttttcaaaatcttctTTAATTGATTCGAGTTTTGCCCCGGCATGGCTAGGATTTGCCCATACCTTTGCAATAGAAAATGAGCATGATCAAGCTATATCTGCATATTCAACAGCATCTAGATTTTTCCAGGGCATGAATTCACCAAATCTATTTCTTGGTATGCAATACATGTCAATTAATACTTTATCTTTGGCGgaagaatattttattctatcATACGATATTAATCCAAACGATCCTTTactattaaatgaaatggGTGTTctgtattttaaaaaaagtgaTTTGCAAAAatcaaagaaatttttaaagagaGCCTTGGATGCATCAAATAAGAGTTTAAACCCTAACTCAAAAACTGCTCTatcaattcaaattaatttagCACATacttttagaaaattaaatgaatttgaaaaatcagTGCAATTAATCAAATCGGTCTTAGAAATTTCTGGtaaaaattcaaacttATTATGCAATTTGGGGTTTCtctatttaaaattaagaCAATTCCAATACGCCATTGATAATTTGCATACAGCTTTATCAATAAATCCTTCCAATCAATTAGCACAGGAGTTACTTATTCGTGCTTTGGAATTaaatgttttaataaagttGGATAGTGATCACCCATTAAACTTTTTACAATCTAATAGCAATCAGATCAATgcagataataataaaaagatatCTGAATccaatttttcaacttcaGATACTACAAGTACTAGAAGCAGTACCAATTCACGAAAACGAtccaataaaaatattttgatttctGATGAATTTAGTAAGAAATTAAGAACAagcaatttctttaataatgataatgctAGCACCAGTCATAGCGCTTCCAATATTAGTACTTTCTAG
- the ARN1 gene encoding siderophore transporter: MVADNSFKADYRADDAHTVVSNETRIEVNTSNESVNQNVVMNNGIFERKEDINEKYNTIETSNSSGFSSKDEKYLASENIDEIPSDGEKTSTSRIIRETEIMKSVYDKWYYHVILLFSAFVCGYGYGLDGNIRYIYTGYATSSYAEHSLLSTINVINAVASAASQIVYARASDVFGRLSLFIVSVVFYAVGTIIQCQAYDVQRYCAGSFFYNIGYVGVILVLLLILSDFSSLKWRLFYQFAPTWPYIINTWISGNITSAANPLKHWSWDIGMWAFIFPLSSIPIILCLIHMRWMASKTKEWKLLKQEKSYIQQHTFVSAITDLFWRLDVIGVLLMGASLGCILVPLTLAGGTSSKWNHGNIIAPFALGFVLIPIFTFWEWKFSKSPLIPSKLVKDRAVWSSMAISFLIDFIFYMAVDYLYTVLIVGVNESVKSATRISSLSSFVSTVGSPIFALLITRFTRLKPFIVAGCALWMLSMGLLYHYRGGASSHNGIIASLCVWGVGTTLFTYPINVSVQAAVSHADMATVTALNYTMYRIGSAVGAAVSGAIWTQTLYKQLHKRMGDATLATAAYSSPYSFIVNYTWGTTVRDQMVEAYRYVQRLETIVALVFTVPLLLFSLTLRDARLTDNVASDDIEEGQHINKTDSDPIADFLSKPFKGLFKKNKIDEN; this comes from the coding sequence ATGGTAGCTGACAATAGTTTTAAGGCTGATTATAGGGCAGATGATGCACATACAGTGGTTTCAAACGAGACTCGTATTGAAGTTAATACAAGCAACGAATCAGTGAATCAAAATGTTGTGATGAATAATGgtatatttgaaagaaaagaagatataaatgaaaaatataatacaataGAAACCTCTAATTCCTCTGGTTTCTCAtcaaaagatgaaaaatatcTAGCCTCTGAGAATATCGACGAGATCCCATCAGATGGTGAAAAAACAAGTACCTCCAGAATTATTCGTGAAACAGAAATCATGAAATCAGTATACGATAAATGGTATTATCATGTTATCCTATTGTTCTCTGCTTTTGTCTGCGGGTATGGTTACGGGCTAGATGGTAATATCCGTTATATTTATACAGGTTATGCAACTTCTTCTTATGCTGAACATTCTTTGTTATCCACAATTAATGTCATTAACGCTGTTGCTTCTGCAGCTTCACAAATTGTTTACGCTAGAGCATCTGATGTGTTTGGTAGATTATCTCTTTTTATTGTTTCTGTTGTTTTCTACGCAGTTGGTACTATCATTCAATGCCAAGCTTATGATGTCCAGAGATATTGTGCAGGttctttcttttataatattggtTACGTGGGTGTTATTCTTGttttattgttaattttatctGATTTTTCCTCTTTGAAATGGAgattattttatcaatttgcTCCTACTTGGccttatattattaatacttGGATTTCAGGAAACATCACTTCAGCTGCAAACCCACTTAAACATTGGTCCTGGGATATTGGTATGTGGGCTTTCATTTTCCCATTATCTTCTATTCCAATTATCTTATGTCTAATTCACATGAGATGGATGGCTTCAAAGACAAAAGAATGGAAGTTattaaaacaagaaaaatctTATATCCAACAACATACTTTCGTTTCTGCCATTACAGATTTATTTTGGAGATTAGATGTCATCGGTGTTTTATTAATGGGTGCTTCCCTAGGTTGTATTTTAGTTCCATTAACTTTGGCTGGTGGTACCAGCTCCAAATGGAATCatggtaatattattgCTCCTTTTGCCCTGggttttgttttaattccAATCTTTACATTTTGGGAATggaaattttctaaatcacCACTAATTCCATCTAAATTAGTTAAGGATCGTGCAGTTTGGTCTTCCATGGCTATCTCTTTCTTAATTGATTTCATCTTTTATATGGCAGTTGATTACCTGTACACGGTTTTGATAGTTGGTGTTAATGAGTCAGTGAAGTCTGCAACTAGAATATCATCTCTATCTTCATTCGTTTCAACGGTCGGTTCTCCTATCTTTGCCTTGTTAATTACCCGTTTTACAAGATTAAAGCCATTTATTGTGGCAGGTTGTGCCTTATGGATGCTATCAATGGGTTTGTTATATCATTACAGAGGTGGGGCTTCCTCCCATAATGGTATTATTGCCTCTCTATGTGTTTGGGGGGTTGGTACAACTCTTTTCACATATCCAATCAATGTTTCTGTTCAAGCTGCTGTGTCACATGCTGATATGGCAACAGTTACTGCATTAAACTATACAATGTATAGAATTGGTTCTGCCGTTGGTGCTGCTGTTTCTGGTGCAATTTGGACTCAAACATTATACAAACAATTACATAAGCGTATGGGAGATGCCACCTTGGCAACTGCCGCTTATAGTTCTCCATATTCCTTTATTGTTAATTATACCTGGGGTACAACAGTTAGAGACCAAATGGTGGAGGCATATAGATATGTACAACGTTTGGAAACTATTGTAGCCTTAGTCTTTACTGTGCCATTATTGCTGTTTTCATTAACCTTAAGAGATGCTCGTTTGACCGATAATGTAGCTTCCgatgatattgaagaagGTCAGCACATTAATAAAACAGACAGTGACCCAATTGCAGACTTCCTGAGTAAACCTTTCAAAggtttatttaaaaaaaataaaatcgaTGAAAACTAG